One genomic segment of Rhizobium gallicum bv. gallicum R602sp includes these proteins:
- a CDS encoding MarC family protein: MEFGARKMFFMLFLMLGPIKILVPFVAITSNCDRRFRRSMARRAILFSAAALAIAGLLGRTMLENFEISLPVLAMTGGIILFLVALRTVLQQSASLPDQPTELDQPPDLRLALTPLAFPTIVTPYGIAAVIVFATLAGGRKAEGLTVAAIVLLILALDWVAMIFAETILRWIGTSLQVLAVVLGVTQAALGLQVILHSLSMIAW, from the coding sequence GTGGAGTTCGGCGCGCGGAAAATGTTCTTCATGCTTTTTCTGATGCTTGGTCCGATCAAGATCCTGGTGCCCTTCGTGGCTATCACAAGCAACTGCGACCGTCGCTTTCGACGTTCGATGGCCAGGAGAGCAATCCTCTTTTCGGCAGCCGCGCTGGCAATCGCCGGTTTGCTTGGACGTACCATGCTTGAGAATTTCGAAATCTCACTGCCTGTACTAGCGATGACCGGAGGCATCATCTTGTTTCTCGTGGCCTTGCGGACCGTCTTGCAGCAATCTGCCAGCCTGCCGGATCAGCCGACTGAGCTAGACCAACCGCCAGATCTGAGACTGGCCCTTACACCGCTAGCGTTTCCGACGATTGTCACGCCTTATGGTATCGCCGCGGTCATCGTTTTCGCAACGTTGGCGGGCGGCCGCAAAGCGGAAGGCCTCACCGTGGCTGCTATCGTATTGCTGATCCTGGCGCTGGACTGGGTGGCGATGATTTTCGCGGAGACCATTCTGAGGTGGATCGGAACTTCGCTTCAGGTATTGGCAGTGGTGCTCGGGGTAACCCAGGCAGCTCTTGGTCTGCAGGTCATCCTGCATAGCTTAAGCATGATTGCCTGGTAG
- a CDS encoding class I SAM-dependent DNA methyltransferase: MHDDRLFDEKIAATYDDDKGISAPEVIEPAVDLLAELAGGGRALEFAIGTGRIALPLARKGVQVEGIELSRPMVSRLRAKEGGAEISVAIGDMVTTDVARRFSLVYLVFNTINNLTSQDAQLACFRNAAAHLEPGGHFLIEVGVPPLQRLPVGETILAFDHGETHWGVDEYDVVNQNFSSHHIWLRDGSYERFSVPFRYAWPAEFDLMARLAGLRLKERWGGWKKELFTQVSDKHVSVWQKVEG; this comes from the coding sequence ATGCATGATGACCGGCTTTTCGACGAGAAGATCGCTGCGACCTACGATGATGATAAAGGCATCTCTGCGCCAGAGGTGATCGAGCCGGCCGTTGATCTCCTGGCCGAGCTCGCAGGAGGCGGGCGCGCCTTGGAATTCGCGATCGGAACCGGACGTATCGCACTTCCTCTCGCGCGGAAAGGAGTGCAGGTGGAGGGCATCGAGCTTTCGAGGCCGATGGTGTCTCGCCTTCGCGCTAAAGAAGGAGGCGCGGAGATCTCGGTAGCGATCGGCGATATGGTAACGACGGATGTCGCGAGACGGTTCTCACTCGTCTACCTGGTTTTCAATACGATAAACAACCTGACATCGCAGGACGCTCAGCTCGCCTGCTTCCGGAACGCAGCCGCGCATCTCGAACCTGGTGGACACTTCCTGATTGAGGTCGGCGTGCCACCGCTTCAGCGGCTGCCGGTCGGCGAGACGATCCTGGCGTTCGACCACGGCGAAACGCATTGGGGCGTCGACGAGTACGACGTGGTGAACCAGAATTTCTCGTCCCATCACATCTGGCTCCGTGACGGAAGCTATGAGCGATTCTCAGTACCGTTTCGTTATGCCTGGCCAGCTGAATTCGACCTTATGGCGCGACTGGCTGGTTTAAGGCTCAAAGAGCGTTGGGGCGGCTGGAAAAAGGAGCTGTTCACGCAGGTCAGCGATAAACATGTCTCCGTCTGGCAGAAGGTTGAAGGTTAG
- a CDS encoding IS91 family transposase, translated as MPRQKLEIADIFRAYGPAWRRANAGHVSLAQLKVMSAIEACRTEALGGHVAACAKCGHHHIAYNSCKNRHCPKCQGPAARDWMAARAADLLPVEYFHVVFTLPAEIAQIAYWNNKVIYDLLFRASAETLTTIAADPRHLGARIGMTSVLHTWGSALSHHPHVHIIVPGCGLSPDGTRWIGCRPGFFLPVKVLSRLFRRLFLEGLMALHQSGDLSFFSDLAGLAQADAFAAWLAPFRKSDWVVYAKPPFGGPEAVLAYLSRYTHRVAISNSRLISANAETVTFRWKDYRIKNRDRHKVMRLATDEFIRRFLIHVLPDGFHRIRHYGLLASAARKANIAKIRSLLGAEAPSQDDAPDVEIIPLTLREPCPDCGGPMRIIEIFKRGQRPTARAPPRKDAA; from the coding sequence GTGCCCCGTCAGAAGCTGGAGATCGCTGACATCTTCCGTGCCTATGGCCCCGCGTGGCGGCGGGCCAATGCCGGGCATGTCAGCCTGGCCCAGCTCAAGGTCATGTCGGCGATCGAAGCCTGCCGAACCGAGGCGCTCGGCGGGCACGTGGCGGCCTGTGCCAAATGCGGCCACCATCACATCGCCTATAATTCCTGCAAAAACCGGCACTGTCCGAAGTGCCAGGGACCTGCGGCGCGGGACTGGATGGCCGCCCGCGCCGCGGACCTGCTGCCCGTGGAATATTTCCACGTGGTCTTCACCCTGCCTGCCGAGATCGCGCAGATCGCTTACTGGAATAACAAGGTCATCTATGACCTGCTGTTTCGGGCATCGGCCGAGACGCTGACCACCATCGCCGCCGATCCCCGGCACCTTGGCGCGCGCATCGGCATGACCAGCGTGCTGCACACCTGGGGATCGGCGCTGAGCCATCACCCGCATGTCCACATCATCGTGCCCGGCTGCGGATTGTCGCCGGATGGCACGCGCTGGATTGGCTGTCGCCCCGGGTTCTTTCTGCCCGTAAAGGTTCTGTCCCGTCTGTTCCGGCGGCTGTTTCTCGAAGGACTGATGGCACTCCATCAATCCGGCGATCTGTCCTTCTTTAGCGATCTGGCCGGGCTTGCACAGGCGGATGCCTTCGCTGCCTGGCTTGCCCCCTTCCGCAAATCCGACTGGGTGGTCTACGCCAAGCCCCCGTTCGGCGGTCCCGAGGCCGTGCTGGCCTATCTCAGCCGCTACACCCACCGCGTGGCGATCTCCAACAGCCGCCTGATCAGTGCGAATGCCGAGACGGTCACCTTCCGCTGGAAAGATTACCGGATCAAGAACCGTGACCGTCACAAGGTGATGCGGCTGGCCACCGACGAGTTCATCCGCCGTTTCCTGATCCACGTTCTGCCCGACGGATTCCACCGCATCCGCCATTACGGCCTCTTGGCCAGCGCCGCCCGAAAGGCCAATATCGCAAAGATCCGCAGTTTGCTCGGGGCGGAAGCCCCATCGCAGGATGACGCACCAGACGTTGAGATCATCCCGCTCACCTTGAGAGAGCCATGCCCCGACTGCGGCGGGCCAATGCGCATCATCGAGATCTTCAAACGCGGCCAGCGCCCGACAGCCCGAGCACCGCCACGAAAGGATGCCGCATGA
- a CDS encoding tyrosine-type recombinase/integrase — protein sequence MRSHMRIRGIGDKAQQAHIRAIKDFARFLKRSPHTATPDDLRAYQLHMTNAGLTPPTFNARIVALRFFFGITCAREEMKRHMQFRRQPQKLPVVLSVEEVSDLLMAAPGPGLKYRAALSISYGAGLRASEVCNLKISDIDSDRMLIHVEQGKGQKDRKVMLSPGLLELLRDYWREARPQGWLFPGKPKINPISPRQLNRAFTSAKSVAGIAKPATLHTLRHSFATHLLEANTDVRVIQVLLGHAKLTTTARYTHVATKTIRDTVSPFEILKKLQDTTLRRGLE from the coding sequence ATGAGGTCGCACATGCGCATCCGCGGGATCGGCGACAAAGCCCAGCAGGCTCATATTCGAGCCATCAAGGATTTCGCCAGGTTTCTGAAGCGATCTCCGCACACCGCCACACCCGATGACCTACGCGCCTATCAGCTGCACATGACCAACGCGGGCCTTACTCCGCCCACCTTCAACGCCCGCATCGTCGCGCTGCGGTTCTTTTTCGGCATCACCTGCGCACGCGAGGAGATGAAGCGGCATATGCAGTTCCGTCGGCAACCGCAGAAGTTGCCCGTTGTCTTGAGCGTCGAGGAGGTTTCCGACCTGCTGATGGCTGCCCCGGGGCCGGGCCTGAAGTATCGCGCCGCCCTCAGCATCTCCTATGGCGCCGGACTGCGTGCCTCGGAGGTCTGCAACCTCAAGATCAGCGACATCGACAGCGACCGGATGCTGATCCATGTCGAACAGGGCAAGGGGCAGAAGGACCGCAAGGTCATGCTGTCGCCCGGGCTGCTGGAGCTCTTGCGCGACTATTGGCGCGAAGCACGGCCACAAGGCTGGCTGTTTCCCGGCAAGCCGAAGATCAACCCGATCTCGCCGCGGCAACTCAACCGCGCCTTCACGTCGGCAAAGAGTGTGGCCGGCATCGCCAAGCCCGCGACACTGCACACCCTGCGGCACAGCTTTGCCACCCACCTTTTGGAAGCGAACACGGATGTGCGGGTGATCCAGGTCCTTCTCGGACACGCCAAACTGACGACCACCGCCCGATATACCCATGTCGCCACCAAGACAATCCGCGACACGGTCAGCCCGTTCGAGATCCTAAAGAAGCTACAGGACACAACGCTGCGACGGGGTCTGGAATAG
- a CDS encoding glucoamylase family protein gives MPETLSTDADLDRLPTDQDLGRLQFTTLLYYLQCTNPDNGLVRDKTEPNAPASIAAIGMALATIPVVVERGVLIRQFAAKITRSRLRYLISCPQGPEPDSCGYKGFFYHFLDLETGRRVWQCELSTIDSAFLFAGALTVATYFDGDTADEAEIRQLAMALYERADWNWARDGGATLTHGWRPESGFIPHRWRGYDEGLLLYIIGLGSPTHPLPPESYAAYTETYEWRNIYGRELLYSGPLFTHQLSHMWIDFRGIRDAFMRQHDTDYFDNSRHATYVQQEYAIRNPMNLAGYGKHCWGFTACDGPGWGKRAIDGVDREFFDYIARGAPFGPDDGTVAPWVVVASLPFAPEIVVPTVRNFARMNLGMTRLYGFKPSFNQTYSMEASPTGSWVSPYHFGIDQGPVVLMIENYRTGLLWNIMRRCKPIVTGLRRAGFSGGWL, from the coding sequence ATGCCCGAAACGCTCTCCACCGACGCCGACCTCGACCGCCTGCCGACGGACCAGGACCTCGGTCGGCTGCAATTCACGACGCTGTTATACTATCTCCAATGCACGAACCCTGACAACGGCCTGGTGCGCGACAAGACAGAACCGAACGCACCGGCAAGCATCGCGGCGATCGGCATGGCGCTGGCGACCATCCCCGTGGTTGTCGAACGCGGCGTCCTCATCCGCCAATTTGCGGCAAAGATAACCCGTAGCCGGTTGAGATACCTGATCTCATGCCCGCAGGGACCTGAGCCGGATTCATGCGGCTACAAAGGCTTTTTTTATCATTTTCTGGACCTCGAAACGGGGCGTCGGGTTTGGCAATGCGAGTTGTCGACGATCGACTCGGCTTTCCTGTTCGCGGGCGCCTTGACCGTTGCCACTTATTTTGATGGCGACACGGCCGACGAGGCGGAGATCCGCCAGCTCGCGATGGCGCTTTACGAGCGTGCAGACTGGAACTGGGCGCGCGATGGCGGTGCAACTTTAACGCATGGCTGGCGTCCGGAAAGTGGCTTCATCCCCCACCGGTGGCGTGGCTATGATGAAGGCCTGCTGCTCTACATCATTGGTTTGGGATCCCCAACTCACCCGTTGCCGCCCGAATCCTATGCCGCCTACACCGAGACTTACGAATGGAGAAATATCTATGGTCGCGAGCTGCTGTATTCGGGGCCGCTGTTTACCCACCAACTGTCGCACATGTGGATCGACTTTCGAGGCATTCGCGACGCGTTCATGCGCCAGCACGACACCGACTATTTCGATAACAGCCGGCACGCGACATATGTCCAGCAAGAATACGCAATCCGCAATCCGATGAACCTTGCTGGGTATGGCAAGCATTGCTGGGGGTTCACCGCGTGCGACGGACCCGGTTGGGGTAAGCGGGCGATCGATGGGGTGGACCGGGAGTTCTTCGACTACATTGCCCGTGGGGCGCCCTTCGGGCCTGACGATGGGACTGTCGCGCCATGGGTCGTTGTCGCCTCGCTCCCGTTCGCGCCGGAGATTGTCGTGCCGACAGTGCGCAATTTTGCGCGGATGAACCTCGGCATGACCCGGCTTTACGGTTTCAAACCGTCGTTCAACCAGACCTATTCCATGGAAGCCAGTCCGACCGGATCGTGGGTAAGTCCCTATCACTTTGGCATCGACCAAGGGCCGGTGGTGCTGATGATCGAAAACTACCGGACCGGTTTGCTGTGGAACATCATGCGCCGATGCAAGCCCATCGTGACGGGATTGCGCCGAGCAGGTTTTTCGGGGGGATGGCTCTAG
- a CDS encoding DUF1127 domain-containing protein yields MTLEFQIAEIPERLARGLLTKLPALRFGASVIVGWWQRSETEHALHRLSDRDLADIGIARRDIREFAWTGTVAASERRNRSPAAAMDALACGESHAPSGWVEALADPFRDGSRINAMSTKPRSTR; encoded by the coding sequence ATGACACTGGAATTCCAAATAGCCGAAATCCCGGAGCGCCTTGCCCGCGGCCTTCTGACGAAGCTACCAGCTTTGAGGTTCGGAGCCTCCGTCATTGTGGGCTGGTGGCAACGGAGCGAGACCGAACACGCACTGCACCGACTATCGGATCGTGATCTGGCGGACATAGGTATTGCGCGTCGCGATATTCGCGAGTTCGCTTGGACTGGCACCGTCGCAGCCAGCGAGCGACGAAACAGATCACCGGCCGCCGCCATGGATGCGCTTGCCTGCGGGGAATCCCATGCCCCGAGCGGATGGGTGGAAGCCCTCGCTGATCCCTTTCGCGACGGCTCACGAATTAATGCGATGTCCACGAAGCCGCGGTCAACGCGATAG
- a CDS encoding ATP-binding protein, which produces MLLDREGQLETLLSAMRSAAAGHGSTVLLEGEAGIGKTSLLREFAEHADKGCQVLWGWCEALFTPCPLGPMQDIGQLLDPHVAALLDQAAPPERLFPALLNVLQHASVAIVLIFEDVHWADNATLDLIKYLGRRISLLPAVLVLSLRSDEIGADHPLTHVLGDLPSASVTRIALEPLSREAVTVLAEQAGRGAADLYRVTEGNPFFITELLASGEAEPGRVPDSIRDAVWTRLSRLTASERKVLEVISIVPGSVEPWLIRRLLGVEAEALVDKCVARGLLRQDDQGAVMFRHELARQATLDRLPPNLQRSLHAKVEVAISQLPTAHASALLSRRVHHAAGADDGARVLELAPQAAAHAARLGAHREGASHLATALKYVAQATPELAAQLYEDWAYEAGLALHVYEPVIEAHHRAIAIWRELGRIDKIGRNLCKLSRLHWRRGEGQPAEDYADQAVREMENLSPGSELAMAYSTRSQLHMLHYRFDEAIDWGLRAISLADQLGQIETRVHALNNVGTALLFAGRPGGLERLEESLALALEHGFHDHAARAYTNFAECAVVSKDFVLAERLLSEGIAFASRHDLDSATQYLLGRQAQLRMEQGRYREAETVAQGVMSLVRLPMVMHLPALTVLGMVRVRLGEPGSLTLLQQALQEGLATGELQRIVPVRLALAEAAWLDGDVSAGHEQLNALAEMDLDNFRTWDFGELAVWWQRCGMAKPLPAPKAQLPLARSAELLGNSLSAAREWDRLGLPYEAALALMQVRGADAGPALGRAVTTLESLEARPAAALARKLAQRLGVAGHLPKSRRGPYGAARRHPLGLTWHEQQVLALIAAGMSNKEAAQRLSRSPRTIEHQVSAVLGKFNAANRMEVLLRLRGEPWLLSSDDSLPAVTN; this is translated from the coding sequence ATGCTGCTCGATCGAGAGGGTCAACTCGAAACTTTACTGAGTGCAATGCGGAGCGCTGCGGCCGGGCACGGCAGCACTGTGCTGCTCGAAGGCGAAGCCGGAATCGGCAAGACCTCTCTCCTGCGCGAGTTCGCGGAGCATGCCGACAAAGGCTGCCAGGTATTATGGGGCTGGTGCGAGGCGCTTTTCACGCCGTGCCCGCTCGGCCCCATGCAGGACATTGGGCAACTGCTTGACCCCCATGTGGCAGCACTGCTCGATCAGGCGGCTCCGCCGGAGCGGCTCTTTCCGGCACTGTTGAATGTGCTTCAGCACGCCAGTGTTGCGATCGTACTCATCTTCGAGGATGTCCACTGGGCCGACAACGCGACGCTCGACCTGATAAAATACCTCGGTCGCCGCATCTCCTTGCTTCCAGCCGTGCTAGTGCTCAGTCTGCGCAGCGATGAAATCGGCGCCGATCATCCTCTGACGCATGTTCTCGGCGATCTTCCGTCCGCATCGGTCACCCGCATTGCCCTTGAGCCGCTGTCTCGCGAAGCGGTGACGGTGTTGGCTGAGCAGGCGGGCCGCGGCGCCGCCGATCTCTATCGCGTTACGGAGGGCAATCCCTTTTTCATCACCGAACTTCTGGCAAGCGGCGAGGCGGAGCCAGGGCGTGTACCAGATTCGATACGCGATGCGGTCTGGACGCGCCTGTCTCGACTGACAGCGAGTGAACGCAAGGTGCTTGAGGTGATCAGCATTGTGCCAGGCAGCGTGGAACCGTGGCTCATCCGGCGCCTGCTCGGTGTCGAAGCCGAAGCCCTGGTGGACAAATGCGTGGCGCGTGGATTGCTGCGGCAAGACGACCAAGGCGCCGTGATGTTCAGACATGAACTTGCTCGGCAGGCGACGCTCGACCGGCTGCCACCGAACCTTCAGAGGTCGCTCCATGCAAAGGTGGAAGTGGCGATATCACAACTCCCTACGGCCCATGCGTCTGCCCTGCTTTCACGCCGTGTACACCACGCTGCCGGGGCCGACGATGGGGCGCGCGTTCTCGAACTGGCGCCACAAGCCGCGGCCCATGCGGCGCGCCTGGGCGCTCACCGGGAGGGGGCTTCACATTTGGCGACAGCTCTCAAATACGTCGCGCAAGCCACACCGGAACTGGCCGCCCAGCTTTACGAAGACTGGGCCTACGAGGCGGGACTGGCCCTGCACGTCTATGAACCGGTGATCGAGGCGCACCATCGTGCTATCGCGATTTGGCGCGAGCTAGGGCGCATCGACAAGATCGGTCGCAATCTGTGCAAGCTGTCACGGCTGCACTGGCGCCGCGGCGAAGGCCAGCCGGCGGAGGATTACGCAGACCAGGCGGTGCGCGAAATGGAAAATCTGTCGCCTGGCTCAGAGCTCGCGATGGCCTACAGCACGCGCTCTCAACTTCACATGCTCCATTATCGCTTCGACGAAGCGATTGATTGGGGGTTGCGGGCGATCTCACTCGCCGACCAACTGGGCCAAATCGAAACGCGCGTCCACGCTTTGAACAATGTCGGCACCGCGCTCCTTTTCGCCGGCCGTCCTGGCGGCCTCGAGCGGCTGGAGGAAAGCCTGGCGCTGGCGCTCGAGCACGGATTTCACGACCATGCGGCGCGAGCCTACACCAACTTCGCGGAATGCGCAGTCGTGTCCAAGGACTTTGTCCTGGCCGAACGCTTGTTGTCTGAGGGCATCGCATTCGCCAGCAGGCACGATCTCGATTCAGCCACGCAATACCTGCTCGGCCGGCAGGCGCAGCTTCGCATGGAGCAGGGTCGCTATCGCGAAGCTGAGACCGTTGCGCAGGGCGTCATGAGCCTGGTACGCCTACCGATGGTCATGCACCTGCCGGCGCTCACTGTGCTCGGAATGGTGCGCGTGCGACTGGGCGAGCCCGGCAGCTTGACCCTTCTCCAGCAGGCGCTCCAGGAAGGATTGGCGACTGGTGAACTCCAACGGATCGTGCCTGTCCGCCTTGCGCTGGCCGAAGCGGCCTGGCTTGACGGAGACGTCAGTGCCGGCCATGAGCAATTAAATGCACTCGCCGAGATGGATCTCGATAACTTCCGTACCTGGGACTTCGGCGAACTGGCAGTGTGGTGGCAGAGATGCGGTATGGCCAAACCGCTGCCCGCGCCGAAGGCGCAGCTTCCTTTAGCGCGTTCGGCCGAGCTCCTCGGCAATTCACTATCGGCGGCAAGGGAGTGGGATCGCCTGGGGCTTCCCTATGAAGCGGCGCTTGCCCTGATGCAGGTTCGAGGAGCCGACGCCGGGCCGGCTTTGGGTCGTGCCGTCACGACGTTGGAATCGTTGGAGGCGCGTCCCGCTGCGGCGCTGGCGCGAAAGCTGGCGCAGCGCTTGGGAGTTGCAGGCCATTTGCCGAAAAGCCGCAGAGGGCCATATGGGGCGGCTCGCCGTCACCCGCTTGGTTTGACGTGGCACGAACAACAAGTGCTCGCCTTGATCGCAGCGGGCATGAGCAACAAGGAGGCTGCCCAGCGTTTGTCGCGCTCCCCGCGCACGATCGAGCATCAGGTTTCCGCCGTGCTCGGCAAATTCAATGCCGCTAATCGTATGGAGGTCCTTCTGCGCCTGCGCGGCGAGCCATGGCTCCTGTCAAGCGATGACTCGCTGCCAGCCGTGACAAACTGA
- a CDS encoding PIN domain-containing protein, translating into MSFLLDTNAISMFSPSRASASDTFADWVNEQDQLDAIYLSAVTVHEIEKGVRLLEAKGAKAKAAGIHMWLQGLIAGHGDHILPVDNDVALESGKLEAKAITAGYSPGAADAMIAGTASVHKLTVITANLKHFRPFGIAVKSPDQVAR; encoded by the coding sequence GTGAGCTTTCTTCTCGACACCAACGCCATTTCCATGTTCTCACCTTCCAGGGCGAGTGCATCAGACACCTTTGCCGACTGGGTCAATGAGCAAGACCAACTGGACGCGATCTATCTTTCAGCGGTGACGGTCCACGAAATTGAAAAGGGCGTTCGCCTATTGGAAGCGAAAGGTGCCAAGGCAAAAGCGGCAGGGATTCACATGTGGCTACAAGGCCTGATCGCTGGACATGGTGACCATATTTTGCCGGTCGACAACGACGTCGCTCTTGAATCTGGCAAGCTGGAAGCGAAAGCGATTACTGCCGGATATAGTCCAGGTGCGGCCGACGCAATGATTGCAGGGACGGCAAGCGTTCATAAGCTTACCGTTATCACGGCAAACCTAAAGCACTTCCGACCGTTCGGTATTGCCGTTAAGTCACCGGATCAGGTTGCTCGCTAA
- a CDS encoding AraC family transcriptional regulator, with the protein MIARDNLINVHLPEDGFGDYPHTAVAQGGAEPAGRTYAFHTHHRAQLFQIVRGSLRLETERGYFIIPPERAVFVPSGVLHEVTYLQETERSYLFFRPDAVASLSPEVSVIGTTRLLRELILAFLEIPRADAGSLRAERLVAVILDQLQTSPVAPLSLPLPASERLRDIAADMRNEPGADWPLDELASRAAMSPRSFQRHFKSETGMSFRAWRQQAKLLKSVEWLAGGRSVGDIAFALGYSGPSAFIAVFRAAFGASPGKYFQDTPLEL; encoded by the coding sequence ATGATTGCCCGCGACAACCTGATCAACGTTCATTTGCCGGAAGACGGGTTCGGAGATTATCCGCATACCGCTGTCGCTCAGGGCGGAGCAGAGCCCGCCGGGCGGACCTACGCTTTTCATACGCACCACCGGGCGCAGCTTTTCCAGATCGTGCGGGGTTCGCTGAGGCTGGAGACGGAGCGGGGTTACTTCATCATCCCGCCCGAACGCGCCGTGTTCGTGCCGTCCGGGGTCCTCCACGAGGTGACCTACCTGCAGGAGACGGAGCGCAGCTATCTCTTTTTCCGCCCCGACGCGGTGGCGAGCCTGTCACCGGAAGTCTCCGTGATCGGTACGACGCGGCTCCTGCGCGAGCTAATCCTGGCGTTTCTGGAAATACCTCGCGCGGATGCGGGCAGCCTCCGCGCCGAACGACTTGTGGCAGTCATTCTCGACCAGCTCCAGACGAGTCCGGTCGCACCGTTGTCTCTCCCGTTGCCGGCATCCGAACGCCTCCGGGACATCGCCGCAGACATGCGGAATGAGCCGGGCGCAGATTGGCCCCTCGATGAGCTTGCGTCACGTGCGGCCATGTCCCCACGTAGCTTCCAGCGTCACTTCAAATCTGAGACAGGGATGAGTTTCCGCGCCTGGCGACAGCAGGCGAAACTGCTGAAATCGGTGGAGTGGCTCGCCGGTGGCCGAAGCGTCGGCGACATCGCTTTTGCACTCGGCTACTCAGGCCCCAGCGCCTTCATCGCGGTTTTTCGGGCGGCCTTCGGTGCCTCTCCCGGAAAATACTTCCAAGACACGCCTCTGGAGCTGTGA
- a CDS encoding type II toxin-antitoxin system Phd/YefM family antitoxin, with protein sequence MSVVSLKDAKASFSHVIDQAAAGEFVTITRHGRAAAVLVSVRAAEAARKALRKDRPSLVQYLKTFPADSDLDDDVFARNPAPSREVDL encoded by the coding sequence GTGTCAGTAGTTAGTCTAAAGGACGCAAAGGCGTCGTTCTCTCATGTTATCGATCAAGCTGCCGCTGGCGAGTTTGTAACGATCACGCGCCACGGTCGAGCCGCCGCCGTCCTGGTCAGTGTAAGAGCCGCAGAAGCCGCAAGGAAGGCACTCCGGAAGGATCGACCTAGCCTGGTCCAGTACCTGAAGACCTTTCCGGCTGATTCCGACCTCGACGACGATGTTTTCGCTCGCAACCCCGCCCCCTCCCGCGAGGTTGATCTGTGA
- a CDS encoding c-type cytochrome — protein MRPLPRLLLFAVVACGVAVTSGRSSQDGAAADKFYKVVDGKADARTYNGYRRYHAGCNHCHGPDGVGSTFASSLVNRPLDIETFRRVVRDGQSTSGSSAMKGFANDPNFAPYIDDIYAYLQARADGALGRGRPKRVEP, from the coding sequence ATGCGTCCATTGCCGCGCCTGCTACTGTTCGCTGTCGTCGCCTGTGGCGTCGCGGTCACTTCTGGGCGATCTTCGCAGGACGGCGCGGCCGCCGACAAGTTCTACAAGGTGGTCGATGGGAAGGCCGATGCGCGGACCTACAACGGTTACCGGCGCTATCATGCCGGCTGCAATCATTGCCACGGCCCCGATGGAGTCGGCTCGACTTTTGCATCCTCTCTCGTCAACCGGCCGCTCGATATCGAGACGTTCAGGCGTGTCGTTCGCGATGGCCAGAGCACGAGCGGGAGCTCGGCCATGAAAGGGTTCGCCAATGATCCCAATTTCGCTCCTTATATCGATGACATTTACGCCTATTTGCAGGCCCGCGCTGACGGCGCTCTCGGCCGCGGGCGGCCCAAAAGAGTGGAGCCGTAG
- a CDS encoding dodecin, with product MNDHVYKKVELIGSSTTSVTEAIETAISRASKTMRNLEWFEVDQIRGHIKDGAVAHYQVVMKVGFRIDD from the coding sequence ATGAACGACCACGTTTACAAGAAGGTCGAACTAATCGGAAGTTCGACGACCTCTGTCACGGAGGCGATCGAGACGGCGATTTCCCGAGCCTCAAAGACGATGAGAAACCTTGAATGGTTCGAGGTCGATCAAATCCGCGGACACATCAAGGATGGTGCGGTGGCCCACTACCAGGTGGTCATGAAGGTCGGGTTTCGCATCGACGACTGA